aaacttgtcaggtggcgagatgaccagcattcgctagtagtagtagtagtactagTAGAAGGCTGCATAACAGAAACAATTATCGATGAACAATTACAAACAATGTTTATAGTATGATGATGCTGCATAGTGCAGTGGCCTATATTTGTAACATTGAAAAACATTGTATAAAGTTGAGGCTGGCCATTTTTGGCATTGGCGAACAAGGAGTTTGCATTAATGATTAACATGATTAAGTCCACATTAACGCAAAACTGGTTATATATCCAACTTGTAGTGTTTTCAGACCAGGCCAGGGTCTAGCACAGAACAAAATACATCAGAATCTATAATTATCATTTACTTGTTTCCCCCCAGATATTATACCAGGAAAAAGGATTTGTGAACCAGGAGCAATAAAGCAAGAGTACAAAGAAGCTGTTGAGAAGGTATGCATGCGTATTGACAAAGCAACATCAAAACAACTTTTACTGAgagcatttctacctccatggtattcTTGTCTGCATTCTTGTAGGGACCACGTGACTATCAATGCTAAATTTGTTAAAGATTGATCTTCAAACAGTACCAAAGTGTTTGCTACTGTACGAGACACTATGGTAACAGTGAGAAGTCATCTTCAGGTGAAACTTAAGTGTTTCCTGAAATCAAGCCAAGCTTACTAACCCTAACATTAGCGTTTCGTCAAGGTCTTCATTGCTTGGACAGCTTTGTAGAGCTGCCATCTGAAGCGATTGAAGGTTGGAAAAGGCCCTTATGGCTGCGCCACTGCACTCGACTGTTCCAGTCACTTCACTGTTCCAGTCACTCTGCTGTCCAAGCCACGAAAGGCCTTGACGAAAAGCTAGGGTTACATGGAGCCTATAGATTCGCTGTCTTTtatgctgggcccaatttcatagcgctgcttagcacaaaaaattgcttagcatgaaatttctcccttgataaaaacaggaatggcaaccaaatttccacgtgattttcaggacaagcaaacaactgctgaataccagtaagaagcaacgtacaacaaatagaaatttggttggcaatcctgtttttatcatggaagaaatttcatgcgaagcaaatgtttgtgcttagcagctctatgaaattgggcccaggtgtggAAGGAGAGTCTTCTGTATAATTATTTATATCCTACAAGTGATAAATCACAAGAAAAACTTATTTAGGTTTCAACAACTTCTGTACTTGTATATAACtgcatttattattaaaaacctaCTCGGATGTAGTCAGACTATGGCATTTGTGACAACTTATGTTAAAATGAAAACTAAtttaaaaagtaacaataaTCATTATTTTAATGTGGCTGCCATTCATATCATTTGGGCTTTTATAATTCAAActttgggaggtagtgctttttTATAAAGATATAActttatgttaaaggcactcttttattggtcattgtcaacgaccagtcttctcacttggtgtatctcagcatatgcataaaataactgtaGAGACACGGGAAGGAGCTCCGGTCCTCTAATGAATAAAGGACGAGCACTCAATCCTGTCAACGACGCCATTTGTAGAGACGTAGACAGTACAAAAATATCAACAGTATAAATAGGCCTTAAAAGTACAATGGCGAAAACTCAATACTGTTTACAACACCATTTGTAGAGACACGGGAAGGAGCTCCGGTCCTCTAATGaataaaggacgagcattcgccAAAATACAGTCAATGATAAATAAATGCCAGTCAATGACAGCTAAAATATATCAAATAAACTTCTCATGTATAGGTTTAATGGTAACCCatagcaaacaaaacaaaaagttacaacACTACAGTAGATACATTGCATACATGTCATTACACAGTGCACAGTAAAGGTTCACAAAAAGGTCAAACATGTGGCTTCCATGCTACACACACGGACGCACTGCACACGATCTATAAATAATCCGATCCAAACAAGACCCTAAAAATCCCAGTATATTCAGGTATAAATGAGagccaaaacacaaaataatactcCCAGATAGCTCTATAAACTTATCCCTCCCAGATAAATGGGTtttggagcatggccagagccatgctccCTATAAAAATAGAGAGAAATCCAGACCAATTAAAATGTGCTCTTCCAAGAACGAAGCTATTGAAAAAGAGAGTGAATGTCATGTGACATCAccaaaaataaactttttagaagttcaacaatgagggcgcacttggcGGATCAtcacataacaaacctgtgaaaatttgagctcaattggacttcgaagttgcgagagaataatagaagaaaaaatacccctgtcacacgaagttgtgtgctttcagatgcttgaaatcaagttcaaatattttaggggaaaattgcttctttctcgaaatcgaCGTTgattcatagggagccgtttctcacaatgttttatactatcaacggctctccagtgcaagaccaatagtgtccagtgcctttaaatgaaggaAAGAGAAATGGCCAGAATGTTGTTTAATAATAGTATGTTGTTTACTCTCGCTCCTGTAGCTGAAATGTGAGCGCCAGCAGATGGCGGAGATTGAGATACAGAAGAGTGAAGAATACATCGCCTGGTTACAGAGGGAGGAAGTGCGACTGTATGAAGAGCAACAGAATAAGTTGGCGCAGCAGCAGCAACTTGACGAGGAACTTGCTCGGAAGATGTCCACAGGAGTGGCAAGCCCAATAGAGGTTTGGCTTTATCTCATTGTTTTTAGGAAGCTTTCGATTTGGGACGGTAGGGCAGGATGGAAAGTAACGGAACGCGACGGTCCGGGAGCGTTATGTTAACATTAGACCTCCCAACATGCCAACATGTTTGATCAATTTTTGcttacttaaaaaaattgtttacccAGTTTAGGCTTTCACAATTGTATTCTTAATATTGCTGACGTTTGATAAAGCCATATGCATTGCAAGTCTCACACCAAGATCGTTCCCGGATTTATGATCCAAAGTGTAAGAAGGAAAAACCCAGTAAATTTCACTAAGTATATCTTTCCTGATGAAAttctttgattgtttttttaatttttttaattgtaggAGATTCGTACCCGCACACTGCAAGAGCAAACATTAAAGGACGAAGAGTATGCAAGGAAGCTACAAAAGGAAGCCTTAAAGGTATATTCTAAAATTAGATAGTTCCCACTTGATTCAAATcagccatctttacgggcaattttGAACACACAGCCATGCGTTTTGCACGAGAATGGCTAGCAGCATGCGTACATTTTACAAAACTCGTTGCCTGGTTGCGTTAATAAACTCAGCGCTTGACGCGCCTTCAAGCCAGAATGCAACTTGCCCGTAAAACATGGCGTCTATTGCAACTCATCTATACATAAAACTATCTTGATCCAAGTTGCTGCTTTCTCACAGAATATAACTTATtcttttcaaatgctttttttttaacatgtctTAAACTTGATTAAAATagcaatcaaaataattaatagttcTATATGGAGCTGAATCCAGATTTGGACGATTACAAATgtataaatatttgtattttattggcAGATATCTGAGGCAGTGTCTTCTCCAAATACCACCACCATTATCTCCAAGAAATTTTCTCGTAACTCTTCAAGTAATGGCAATACCAGTACCTCCTCTTCCATGAAGTGCCTTCGAATTGATAAGTTCCTCTCTCCATGCGCTAAGCAGGCATCCCCTCAGATACAACATACTTCCAAAGCATCTTCATCAAAATCTTTGAACAATAATTCTTCCCCAGATTTGAGCATGTTGTCATCCTCAAGTCACAGGGCGTCTAGTAGTTCATCTGTTTCAAGCATTAGTTTAGATTTTGATAAACCGTCTACATCTAAAGGAGTTACTAAGGAACCTGTGTTGTTTGGCGACCCGCCATGGGGTGATAGGAGCTCAAGTGAAtgtgttcttgaaattgttGCGGATCCAACGAGCCCCACTGTCTCTTACCCAAGCCCAAGTATTGATGAAAGCCTCAAGAGTTTGAAAGATTGTTTACTTAATCCAGAATATGTCTTAGATACCCAGGGGATTCAGAAAGACGAGAGGGATAATAAGAAAGAGAGTGCCTTTGAAAGTGTTAAGATTAAATCCATGGAAGCAGAAGGCGATGATTCTAAGACCTTGAGGAAGCGATCAGACAGTATGACCAGCACAGACAGCATCTCCCCAGAACTCAACCACTTTAGGCCCATTGATATCTCACCACGGACATCACACCGTAGACTTGCGAATGGGCGACGGGAGTCACCAAAAGTTGTACATACCACTCCTCGGAATCTAACCAATCTATCCCAAGATGAGCCCATCGGAGACACAAGCTTACCTCCTCTAGTCAAGGCAAAGTTTGACAGTCTACTcaaggagaagaagaagaaattagGGGATTCTTCCAAGAGCACCATGACTGGTAAAGGTTTCCAAGGAAGAACTAGCATGTTAATGAGACAGGAACTTAACAGACGACTCCATCACAAACCATCGGGAAACAGGCATACATTACTGAATTCAGCAACCCAGAGGCAACTCACTAAACCAGAAAAGTCTCCTCTTGCAGAAGGCAGAGTTGGAGGGAAGACAAGTAACAAACACGAATCCAAACAGAACGTTTCTCTAACAAGAAAAAACTATTTCCATAAAGGTTCAAGAAATAACTTAAAAGAAGCAGATAGAGATTCTGATTCTGATGATGTGATCATGACAGACTTGGATGAAGAGAGCCAGAAAATAAGTGCCACAGAAAACAACTTAAATATGGAAGAAGTGAATGCGAGAAAAAGGGAAAGTCCCGTTCAGCTTGAAATTCCAGTGCAACGATTGGAAATGAGTTCCAGGGAGAAACGAAAGAGTTGTAGCCCTCAACTGCAAAGAAAGAAACTAAGACTTGAAGATGATAGTTCGCTTAAGAATCTGAATGAAACCAAGGGTGGCAGTGGAGACCCTGAGAATACTTCTGATCCAAAGAAAAGTCCTGGAAAGGTTTATCAGATGAAGATGAACCAGCCGAAGCCAAAACAATCCACCATTAAGAAGTTATTCAGCAGTAAGGACATGGAACCAGAACAAAATCATTCAGTTTCCCCAAAGAGATGGAAAGTGCCGTCTAGAAGCAGTCAGAGTCCACCCTTGCCCTCCCTGGTGCCAAGCCCTCATCAcaataaactcaaaacaaacacgAAGGAAACATCAGTATCCGACGAAAGTCGCTCAGAAAACTGCCAAGAAAATATCTCCAGGTTCGACAGACACAAAGTTGGTATCCTAACCCCTGACAAAGGCATCTTGATGGACGCTAAACAAGATTCCAATCAGGAGAAGAATGGCCACTTGGTGAAATCAGTTGCTCCCATCGATTCCGAAGGAAAAAACACTCATTCCCCAGAAACATTCAAGACAAACTCAAGGTATTCAACCGCAAAATCTAAATCCAAACTGAAAGATCCTCCCTCACCTCATGGCAACGAACGGCAGAAAACTTCAAGTCCGAAGGTCCTTCAGAAGACGCCATCCAAGACGCGTCGGAACACTATCTGGAAGTACATGGAGTTAGTCAGTGAGGAAGAGAGAAGAATACAACAGGAAGAGGAAGATAGAAAGCTTGCGTTGAAACTCCAGGAGGAATTTGACAAACAAGAAAGACGACAGATGTCCATGGTGGATAGATCACAGGGTGCAGAATCTGCGTATGAGCTGAGGGACAGACGCAGGGCTTCAGCAAAGAAAGTAACGGTAGATGTAGATAGTGATGACGATATATTTGATTGATGTTGATGATAAGAGTCTCAGGTCTTAATCTTTAGGAGACAAGGAAATCGTTCTCTTGAAAGTCACACTTACAGGTATctaagatttaaaggcactggacacaatttactcaaaatcattgttagcatacaaacctacttagtaatgagcaatggagagaagttgatagtataaaacattgtgagaaacggctccctctgaagtaatgtggtttttgagaaagaagtaattttatttCAGTCACATTTCCTCTTGCTCAAAATGAtactgaatatgtatgaagtaaactaaaaaaaaacataacacgGTTTATTATGGGTGAACAGTCGATATGAGCTTCCATTACCTCGAGGAACTAATATCTACTATTCGCCCTCAAACTTATTTGCCCTCAAACCACATTATATTTGTATATGAGTTGGTCCTTGTAAAAAGTATCACCAATAGACCCTATTCACAATGTGCATTGCACATACCAAACCTCTCCTGACCGCCATTAtgtgtgtcaaaatgtgcacaaaataatggTACACTTGTTTACGCATCTCCAAACAATGCGCCTTTTTTGGGGAGTCCAttccttttgtgcatgttttgacCCACAAAAGGGTGGACATGAGATTCGTGTGTATGTGCGCTAAGCGTTATGACTAGGGTCTaatcacctgggcccaatttcatagcgctgcttagcggctgcttactgtgcaatttctatttcatggcgctgctaaccgtaagcacacgaaaaggcatgctaaccttccggtgcttaccacacgaaaataaatgacgtcacaatgcaaatctacggtaaacacgcaatatggctgcccaatttttctgctaacctgtgaaatacgataaggcttaagcaaatttttctgctacagtaagcacgcaaatttgcttaccgttaagcagtgctatgaaattgggccctgcacctgggcccaatttcatagggctgctaagcacaaaagtttgcttagcatggaattttctacctcgataaaaacaggattactgaccaaatttccacatgattttcgggttgagcaaacaacagctgaataccagtaacaagcaatacgcAACAAAtgggaatttggttggtaatcctgtttttatcaaggaagacatttcatgctaagcaaatttgttgtgcttagcagctctatgaaattgggccctgttcatcCACATACTCTTCTTTCAATATGAGTGACAAGTAGGGGATTTTTAACAGTCAGAAGAGTTAAGAGAAAGATATGGTGGAACTCATTTTGGAAAACTGCTTTAtgtactggggtcgatttcacaaagcgttaacttaggactagtcctaggagatatacaaattgtgtggctagtcctaagttaggacgagtaacttgtcctaactcgagataagactagtcttaactctttgtgaaatccacccctgggcagTTATTAAACAACTGTTGGTTCAGAATGCACGAACAAAGAGAGTTTCAAGGAGATGCGTGTCACTAAAATGCCAAGTGAATATTTTTAAGGTATAGTACATACTAAGTtctcattgttattttgttgtaaattcTACTTCATGGCTGCATTAACACATGGCAGTCATCGGTTTgttaacttttaaaaagtatatttttaatGTACGTATAATTTTAAATGACTGTCAATACATTGTAAATTGTTTTTCATATCAAGCAAagctatttttgtttattattattatacacttttttttttgggggggggtcagaattttgttttttcatttataaCATTTTCATACAAAGAAGGGTTTTGCAGAATTGATTGTAGATTTTATCAACTGTACATACTGCTAAAggatttgttttaattcttaTTAAACGAGATAATACAATATAAATGGGCCTGAACTACATAATCAAGGTTAATATATGGAGGGAATCTCTCTGAAATGTTTGTATTCATGTGAAACACTCCCATCTTTGTTAAAACTCGAATGTATTTTTTAGTCTAAGAtgtttttgaattttgaatttgtttaacaAATCTACAGCACAATTCAAAAGACAATTCTCTGCAGTGACTTTCAGAAtgccatttaaagacactggacactattggtaatattgtcaaagatcagtttcactttgtgtgtctcaacataggcctatgcataaaataacaaacctgtgaaaatttgagctcaattggtcgtcgaagttgcgagataatattgaacacccttgtcacacgaagttgtgtgctttcagatgcttgattttgagacctcaaattctaaatctgaggtctcgaaatcaaattagtgtaaaattccttctttctcaaaaactacgttacttcagagagagagacgtttctcacaatgttttatgctatcaaaagctccccattacttgttaccaagtaaggttttacttaaggttttaattatttttagtgattaccaagatagtgtccactgcctttaagactttgATCAATATGTATGCTGACAAATTTTAACATCTAGTTCAAAGTTGTTGATCAGTTGTTGATCACTTGTGCACAAACACAGCATGCATGGCTTGTAtgccatttttatttatatctgcaagaatgaaaaaagaaaacaaaacatgcacaGTAACTGAACGATGGCTACAGTATTCAGTTCAATAATTTTGGTCTGAATCTTGTTAGACACATATTGAAATAGTTACAAGATTGTTAATATAGTTTGACTTAAGGCTTGttcatatttatatattttgtggaGAATGGAGTTTTACATAACTTCActatattaaataaatattctCAGTATTTGAAGGAGTTTGGGCATTGCTGGTATTTCAAGATGCACTTTTGATAGACTATGCAACATTTCTTTGTAGAAACTTGTTTAACAAGACTTTTTCGAAAATgactggatttggctttggattcggttcAGGCCAGCTTGACCCCATGgttgtttttgaaaattgcgcgtgctttgcgtatacgcgcccagggtttcagacgagaggacgaaGCCTGAAGCCTCATCCAAAGCTGAAGCCATGGTTGCGAAAAATGCTATAGAAAGGGCACATAAATGCACGAACAACTGTTACAGGTACCCAGTTCAAACACCACATGATGTTGAGTGCATTGGTTCTCATAGCAGATCAAATTACTTCAATTATGATTGGTTAGCAGCTGTGTGAAAAtacattgttttgtgtttgatgTTTGCTTTTATTTCAAGTAGTTTGAAATTATGTAGAACATATTCCATATAATGATCCACcaaaagtgcctttaaagttaacaCTTTCTAACAAAGAGTGTAAAGATTACATGTACTTCCATGGTTTATTTTGTATAGATTTTTAATGCATGTACTGTGTACATTAACTGATGACATGGCTTTATTAACAGACTTGTGTATTAAGTGTGGAAAAGCAATGTGAGATTTTAGGATAGATTTGGTCAGTTTGAACAGTAGAGTATTCATAAAATGTCACTTTATAAAGTTGTTAACTAAATGATTATATGGCTTTTACCTTGGCGGTCAAAAACAAGGAGGTCAAACTCTTTATCACATGAAGgcctttgaagacactggacacctctggtaattgtcaaaaaccagtcttctcacttggtgtacatgtatctcaacatatgcataacataacaaccctctgaaaattttaactcaattggttgtcgaagttgcgagataataatggaagaaagaacacccttgtcacacaaagttgtgtgctttcagatgcttgatttcaggacctcaaaatctaattctgatgtctcgaaatcaaattcatggaaaatttcctctttcttgaaaactacgtaacttcagagggagccatttctcacaatgttttaaactatcaactgCTCCctgttacttgttaccaagtaagttgttatgctaacaattattttgttagttattaccaatggtgtcagGTGCCTTTAATGTCATGGATTAGGAAGGAGTAAGTTGTTTCCATTAAAACTCTtaatgttttgtacacatttttaagaGAGTGCTGGTTAATACAGACAAGTAATGGACTGACAATGAAAACAGTTTTAACTGGAAATTAACTGGAAACTGAACGGGCGTGGGGGCATGAAAAAAGAGCTActtgaatttaatttttaatttttaatttacttctttgtagtatttttgtttgaatcGATTTAAGTTTTCTCCATTTTTGTAAAACTGTAAATACCAATATACATTTATCCGAtcaatataatttaaaaaagcgtataaatttaacaaatttttaCATTAAGATGGTAGCCCAGAAACGATTCTGTACATAAAACAAATTGCTCttaattaaatacatttttgttttaaatagtgGAAATGGAGATATGTATTTTACTATTTGTAATTTCTACTTTAGATAAGAAAATAGTaggtgtttaaaacaaataatcaacaCTATTTTTTCAAGACTAAAGTTTCAACGAAATTAATGATGCTTAAGTTTGAATGTACGTATatggaaatttgaaatttgtgtTCTGTTTCATACATAATATAAATAATTGTGCTGGTGttttgagtacatgtaggtacattTTACATAAACAACTATTAGTTTTGTTATACCTcgataacaaattgtgaaaattaTTGGACAAGAACAAATCACGTGACGttcaacaaaaacgcatgtaacACGGCTGCACAGCGCGGtgggtaacatgagtgatgtacaccagtgtacatcaacttgatcgttcccaccgttggtcgatttcaAGCGCTTAGTCCAAACCATCCGTgcgttcgagggaacagtgaagaactGTTTCTTATTTGACCAACTCAACTGTTCGTCTGCTCACTTAACTATGCATACTCCgttgttaaagtttttgaagAGTAATAATCAtattaccaaggtataacaaaacaaatgttgcacTGTGCGATTTGGGGTCCATAGGTTTTTTGCACCCTCgaggggaaaatggcaccctcggcgaacccctcgggtgtacaaaacgccatggaccctgtCACAGCTTgaaacaattgtataatgtatgTACAACGTACAACTGCAAGATAAAGTTGCTTAGCTGAAGCAGGGTCCCAATCAAAAAGTTGTAGCATGGACAAGTTTCCAAATCCAGTTACTGGTACAAGTTTGTAAATCAAGCACTAAATACAC
The sequence above is a segment of the Asterias amurensis chromosome 12, ASM3211899v1 genome. Coding sequences within it:
- the LOC139944811 gene encoding uncharacterized protein, encoding MASSCDKKNLEGEMQPQSHSNFSDLRLSDCKCPICMSILIEPVRMPCNHELCMPCFRQNVEEANFTCPMCRLRISNWARRCARENKLVDERRWRQIREAFPAQCQRRLAGEDEEEEEEEVLDIIPGKRICEPGAIKQEYKEAVEKLKCERQQMAEIEIQKSEEYIAWLQREEVRLYEEQQNKLAQQQQLDEELARKMSTGVASPIEEIRTRTLQEQTLKDEEYARKLQKEALKISEAVSSPNTTTIISKKFSRNSSSNGNTSTSSSMKCLRIDKFLSPCAKQASPQIQHTSKASSSKSLNNNSSPDLSMLSSSSHRASSSSSVSSISLDFDKPSTSKGVTKEPVLFGDPPWGDRSSSECVLEIVADPTSPTVSYPSPSIDESLKSLKDCLLNPEYVLDTQGIQKDERDNKKESAFESVKIKSMEAEGDDSKTLRKRSDSMTSTDSISPELNHFRPIDISPRTSHRRLANGRRESPKVVHTTPRNLTNLSQDEPIGDTSLPPLVKAKFDSLLKEKKKKLGDSSKSTMTGKGFQGRTSMLMRQELNRRLHHKPSGNRHTLLNSATQRQLTKPEKSPLAEGRVGGKTSNKHESKQNVSLTRKNYFHKGSRNNLKEADRDSDSDDVIMTDLDEESQKISATENNLNMEEVNARKRESPVQLEIPVQRLEMSSREKRKSCSPQLQRKKLRLEDDSSLKNLNETKGGSGDPENTSDPKKSPGKVYQMKMNQPKPKQSTIKKLFSSKDMEPEQNHSVSPKRWKVPSRSSQSPPLPSLVPSPHHNKLKTNTKETSVSDESRSENCQENISRFDRHKVGILTPDKGILMDAKQDSNQEKNGHLVKSVAPIDSEGKNTHSPETFKTNSRYSTAKSKSKLKDPPSPHGNERQKTSSPKVLQKTPSKTRRNTIWKYMELVSEEERRIQQEEEDRKLALKLQEEFDKQERRQMSMVDRSQGAESAYELRDRRRASAKKVTVDVDSDDDIFD